The genome window TTGCAGAAAGATTATTTTATCTTGGTGGAATTCCTACTACTAAACCTACACCAATTTATGTCGGAAATACATTAAAAGAGATGATTGAACAGGATAAAAAAGATGAAGAGAATGCAATATCAATGTACAAAGAAATAATAAAGGTAGCGATTGATGAGGGAGACGTTACAACAAAGAGGATATTTGAAGATATTCTTAAAGATGAAGAAGAGCATCATGATACCTTTACTTCACTTTTAGAGGAGATTTGAAAAAATTAACTCAAGAAGATTTAAAAAAATTAATTGATTTTCAAAAATTTGAAAAAACTGAACATATATTTTATAAATTACTTTCAAAGAGGGTAAAAGGAGAAA of Caldisericia bacterium contains these proteins:
- a CDS encoding ferritin-like domain-containing protein: MASERLLDLLNQAIARELQVSIQYMWQHVQWRGVKHFAVIEELKNISIQEMKHAEIIAERLFYLGGIPTTKPTPIYVGNTLKEMIEQDKKDEENAISMYKEIIKVAIDEGDVTTKRIFEDILKDEEEHHDTFTSLLEEI